The genomic segment GTATTCCAGCTATGGATGGCGATGTGCTCTTTTACTTCACTTATGAAACTGGAGATAACGAAGCTACGAAGCTTACAAACGACTGGATTGAGGATCCATTATTTAAAAATCTAAATGTCGCGAAAAGTGGAAACGTCTCACAAGTAAATGACATCATTTGGAACACTGCTGGTGGTGTATTAGCAGCGAACTTAATGCTGGATGATATTGAGGAGTATTTCTTGAAAAAGTAATTTAAATGGAATGAAATAATAAAAAGATGAAAACAGAAAACAGCCCGATGATGCGATATTTACTCGCTTCACTGGGCTGTTTTTTTTTACATAATTTACTGTTCAGCTGCGTCTTCTTTAGGATACTTTATCACAAACGACGTTTTGGTGTTCTGATGTGGCCGAACTGCAAAAAAACTAACTAGTAAATCGTAAGCATACAAATCAAATAAAAAAGGTATGTATGGTAGGAGCCCAAACATACCTTGAAGTATCATTAATTATCCGGCTACTGGAACATCGTGATTAATAATACGATGGCTCCAAGCAGGATTGAAATCCATGCCAATGCTTTTTGTGGAGAAGCTAAACAGACTAAGCCTAAAACGAGTGCGCCACCACCTAACCAATAAGGAGCATAAAAGAACCCTATAGCCGCTAAAATTATTGCTAACCAACCAATCCAGATGCCCAAGGAAGTTTTCAAGTCAATGACCTCCCTTCAATTTGATGGGAACAACAACTGAGTAAACGGGTCGTTCGTTATTGTTCTTATAGTTTATTATATGCAGGGTTACAGAGGGGACAGTGGTTAATGGACTCATTATTAATATTATTATTATGTGCATTTAGCTCACTTAGGATGGGGGAGCAAGAGCGGCGGGTTACGCAATCAATTCTGGAAAAGGATCAATTGACAGAAGTGACTTATTGGTACCTTGATTGACCTATTTAAGCTAAGAGGGACGTAAGAATTTAAATGAAGGATGGCGAAAGGCTGTTTAGCAACTATGTTGTTTAAAGTGACAAGCAATAGTCTGAATCTGTGAAATAAATTAATTACTTTCCAAAAAGGTGTTGCTAATTTTCCAACAATGATGTAAAGTCTGTAATAACGTAACTAAGCAAATCCAATTTAATAGTTTTTCTTATCTAGAGAGGTATAGGGACTGGCCCGATGACACCTCAGCAACCGCCATTTTATGGCATGGTGCTAATTCCAGCAAGTTGATAACACGACTTGGTAGATGAGGAGAAGACTTATTCAGATTTAGAGTCTACTTCCTTTATTCAACATAGGAAGAGGCTCTTTTTATTTTAACTAATTTTCCCATTAAGTAACATATTTTGAAGAATGATGAAGAGAGTTTCCGGAACGGGACTTTGGGAAAGTGAAAGGAGCAAGTGATAGTCGTGAATTTACTAGATACTATGAAAGAACGAATTTTGATCGGTGATGGTGCAATGGGAACTCTACTTTATTCTCACGGTGTGGATCTTTGTTTTGAAGAGCTGAACTTGACACATCCAGATCAAGTGCTTCGCATCCACCAAGCCTATATAGAGGCAGGTGCGGATATTATTCAAACTAATACGTATGGTGCGAATTATATCAAGTTAGCACGTCATGGGTTAGAGGACAGTGTAAAAAAGATAAATAAAGCCGCAGTTCAAATTGCGAAAAACGCAGCGGGTAAAAATACGTTCGTCCTTGGAACTATCGGGGGTATTCATGGATCTCGAACATCCATTGGAACAAAGGATGAAATCAAGCGCAGTTTTAGGGAACAACTATATTGCTTACTTCTTGAGGGAGTGGACGGCCTACTTTTAGAAACTTATTACGATTTTGATGAATTAACAACCGTGCTCAAAATTGCACGTGAGGAGACAGATATCCCGATTATTACGAATGTTTCAATGCATGAGGCGGGGGTGCTCCAAAATGGGATAGAGCTCATAGATGCCTTACAGCAGTTGGAGGATTTAGGTGCAGATATAGTAGGTATTAACTGTCGCCTTGGCCCTCACCATATGCTGAAGTCTCTAGAAACTGTGCCGTTGATGAAGCGTGCTTTACTTTCGGTGTATCCGAATGCTAGTTATCCAGGATATAAGGATGGGAAACTTTTTTACGAAAATGAGCCTGAATATTTCGAGAAGTTCGCACTGAGTTTTCGGAAGGCAGGAGTTAGTTTAATAGGAGGATGTTGTGGGACGACGCCAGAACATATTAGGGCCCTAGTGAAAGGACTTACAATTCGGGAACCAATTCAAGAAAAGCTTGTTAAGAAGAAGGAGGTAAAGACAGAGGTTGTGGAGTCTGAATTGAAGGAATCTCAACCCCCAACATTGCTTGAAACAGTGAGAAAAAGACATTCGATAATTGTTGAACTTGATGCGCCCAAACATTTAAACACGGGCAAGTTCTTTGAGGGGGCTCAGGCGTTAAAGGATGCAGGCGTGGATGCCATTACACTGGCTGATAATTCCTTAGCGACGCCAAGAATTTGCAACGCTTCAATGGCTTCACTTGTTAAACAAAAGATTGGTGCAACACCTTTGGTCCATATTACATGCCGAGATCGCAATCTAATTGGATTACAGTCACATCTCATGGGATTACACACACTGGGTATTACTGAATTGCTAGCGATTACGGGGGACCCTACGAAAATTGGTGATTTCCCCGGAGCAACATCCGTTTTCGATGTGACATCCTTTGAATTGATTCAACTCATAAAGCAATTCAATGAGGGCATTTCAAAGTCTGGAAAGTCATTGCAACAGAAAACATCCTTTACTGTGGCAGCGGCCTTTAATCCGAACGTGCGTCATTTAGATCGTGCTGTGGAGAGATTAGAGAAAAAAATAGAAGCGGGAGCCGACTATTTTATTACCCAGCCTATCTATAGCACGGAGAAGATAATTGAAGTATACGAGGCAACAAAACATATTGAGACGCCAATTTACATCGGAATTATGCCGCTGACTTCATCGCAAAACGCCGAATTTCTACACAATGAGGTACCAGGCATTAAGTTGACGGATCAAGTACGTGCAAGAATGGCTTTATCTGATGGTAATCGTGAGCAGTCTACGAAAGAAGGTTTAGAGGTTTCGAAAGAATTGATCGATGTGGCGCTGGAGCATTTTCATGGCATCTATTTAATCACTCCCTTTATGCGCTATGACATGACTGTGAATTTGACGGAGTATATACACGGTAAAGTGGACGTGATTGTAGCAAGGGAGGTGGTCCAAACCGAGAGTATCGTGTATTAAAACAGGTTGAAAAAATACAATAAAAAATAAAGGGGCTAACATACAATGGTAAAAGTACAAAGTTCAACTAGTGGATATCCAAGAATCGGTGGAAAACGTGAATGGAAAAGGGCGTTGGAAAGTTTTTGGAATGGGGCAACATCAGAAGAACAGCTACTGAAAACAACGGAAACGCTT from the Sporosarcina psychrophila genome contains:
- a CDS encoding bifunctional homocysteine S-methyltransferase/methylenetetrahydrofolate reductase → MNLLDTMKERILIGDGAMGTLLYSHGVDLCFEELNLTHPDQVLRIHQAYIEAGADIIQTNTYGANYIKLARHGLEDSVKKINKAAVQIAKNAAGKNTFVLGTIGGIHGSRTSIGTKDEIKRSFREQLYCLLLEGVDGLLLETYYDFDELTTVLKIAREETDIPIITNVSMHEAGVLQNGIELIDALQQLEDLGADIVGINCRLGPHHMLKSLETVPLMKRALLSVYPNASYPGYKDGKLFYENEPEYFEKFALSFRKAGVSLIGGCCGTTPEHIRALVKGLTIREPIQEKLVKKKEVKTEVVESELKESQPPTLLETVRKRHSIIVELDAPKHLNTGKFFEGAQALKDAGVDAITLADNSLATPRICNASMASLVKQKIGATPLVHITCRDRNLIGLQSHLMGLHTLGITELLAITGDPTKIGDFPGATSVFDVTSFELIQLIKQFNEGISKSGKSLQQKTSFTVAAAFNPNVRHLDRAVERLEKKIEAGADYFITQPIYSTEKIIEVYEATKHIETPIYIGIMPLTSSQNAEFLHNEVPGIKLTDQVRARMALSDGNREQSTKEGLEVSKELIDVALEHFHGIYLITPFMRYDMTVNLTEYIHGKVDVIVAREVVQTESIVY